The DNA window GCCTTTCCAAAGGGCTTTTGTCTTTATAGACCCTCTTTAGCGCTACGTATTTTCCTCCCCCTCGCTCAACTTCTAAAACCTCATCCAAAGAAGCTTTAACCCTCTCCAAAAAGCCAAGAAGTGCCTTTGTAGGTTTCCCCTCCTTGTAAGCTATGCCCAAAGGTGGTCCATATATTAGTTCTTCCTTTTCCTCTGGTTTGTCTTCAAAGTCTTCTGTAATGACCGCCAAGCGCCTTGGCGTGCCATAAGTTTTTTGTATGCCAACTCCCAAAACCTTTTCTAAACTTTCCTTAAGACTGCTAAGCGCTAGGTTTATTACATTAGCGGGAAGTTCTTCTGTTCCTATCTCCAGTAAAAGCTTCATCCTTCAATCTCCTTTAGGAGAACCTTAGCAATGTTTGACCAATAGGTACTTTTTGAATCTTTGATGGCTTGACTTAGTGTGGTCTTTGCCTCGTCCTTTTTTTCCATATCCAGAAGTATCTGAGCCTTTAGCAGCTGGGCAGAAAGATGGTTAAACCTTTTCTTTTCTATGGATTCAAGCACTTTCAGAGCTTTTTCTTTTTGCCCTTCTTTCACGTAAGCAAAAGCAAGTCTTTCGGTGTAAAGAGCCCTCAGCTCTTCGTCCTTGAGGTTAGATATTAGTTGTTGGATTATCTCGCTTTCTTTTTTGTCCGTACCTACTTGCAGTGAGTAAGAAATGATCAAGGGTTTAAAGGCACCACCCTTTTTTAAACCTTCTTCTATCATGTCCTTGACCTTTTTTGAATCTCCACTTTGAAGATACTTTCTTATTTCCCACTCCAAGTAAGAAACTTGCTGATCCCTTTTTCTTTCCCACTGCTTGTATAAGACAAAGCCCCCTGCCAGTAGCAGTACTGCTATAGGTAAAACCAAAAACCTTAAAGGTATAAACAGCATTCTATTAATACATTTTAAACCAGTTTGTTTAGCATTTCTTCCACTGTTTTTAGGTTTTTAACTACCGATTGAACTGATTTTTC is part of the Thermocrinis sp. genome and encodes:
- a CDS encoding tetratricopeptide repeat protein, with protein sequence MLFIPLRFLVLPIAVLLLAGGFVLYKQWERKRDQQVSYLEWEIRKYLQSGDSKKVKDMIEEGLKKGGAFKPLIISYSLQVGTDKKESEIIQQLISNLKDEELRALYTERLAFAYVKEGQKEKALKVLESIEKKRFNHLSAQLLKAQILLDMEKKDEAKTTLSQAIKDSKSTYWSNIAKVLLKEIEG